In Halorientalis sp. LT38, a genomic segment contains:
- a CDS encoding anthranilate synthase component II, with product MRVLVIDNYDSFAYNLVQYIGDVITSPGTPTQSGDVGEVLTDPQWGVADDGGADDGTGEVLVRRNDAVTIDEIRDLDPDGIVVSPGPGTPEDAGVSVPIFTDLSIPTLGVCLGHQALCAANGAAVGHAEAVVHGKPSTIEHDGRGLFADLPEQFQVGRYHSLAVERGDLPDVLEETAWTVESGTEPRVVMGVRHRERPHYGVQFHPESILTDAGKRLIANFCTRCQHTPTT from the coding sequence GTGAGAGTCCTCGTGATCGACAACTACGACTCCTTCGCCTACAACCTCGTCCAGTACATCGGTGACGTCATCACGTCACCGGGCACCCCGACGCAGTCGGGGGACGTGGGCGAGGTCCTGACCGACCCCCAGTGGGGCGTCGCGGACGATGGAGGGGCCGACGACGGCACTGGCGAGGTGCTCGTCCGCCGGAACGACGCCGTCACGATCGACGAGATCCGCGACCTCGACCCGGACGGGATCGTCGTCTCGCCTGGGCCCGGCACCCCGGAGGACGCGGGCGTTTCGGTCCCGATCTTCACCGACCTCTCGATTCCCACGCTCGGGGTCTGCCTGGGCCACCAGGCGCTTTGCGCCGCGAACGGCGCGGCCGTCGGCCACGCCGAGGCGGTCGTCCACGGCAAGCCCTCGACCATCGAACACGACGGCCGCGGGCTGTTCGCCGACCTGCCCGAGCAGTTCCAGGTGGGGCGGTACCACTCGCTGGCCGTCGAGCGCGGCGACCTGCCGGACGTCCTCGAAGAGACGGCCTGGACCGTCGAGAGCGGGACGGAACCGCGCGTCGTCATGGGTGTGCGCCACCGCGAGCGCCCCCACTACGGCGTGCAGTTCCACCCCGAGAGCATCCTGACCGACGCGGGCAAGCGACTGATCGCCAATTTCTGTACCCGATGTCAGCATACACCTACCACGTAG
- a CDS encoding NDP-sugar synthase, translating into MEAVVLAGGYATRLWPVTKHRPKMLLPVGETTVIDRILTELESDDRIDDVYVSTNERFGPDFEAHVEKEGYEKPQLSIEETTEEDEKFGVVGALAQLVEREDVDDDLLVIAGDNLMGFSVSDFLDYFEEKSSPTLAAYDVGSREKAKSYGLVELDGDRVVDFQEKPDEPNSTLVSIACYAFPAESIRFAEYLEGGNNPDEPGWFLQWLQSRDDVYAFTFDDAWYDIGTPESYLEAVAWELDGGQLVAESATVEGSTIGENVHVLPRAEVRDSTVESAVVFPDAVIEDCEIRDSIIDKDTHVENLDLAGALIGAHTQITNG; encoded by the coding sequence ATGGAAGCTGTTGTTCTCGCCGGGGGTTACGCGACGCGGCTGTGGCCGGTCACGAAGCATCGGCCCAAGATGCTCCTCCCGGTGGGGGAGACGACCGTCATCGATCGCATTCTGACCGAACTGGAGTCCGACGACCGGATCGACGACGTCTACGTCAGCACGAACGAGCGCTTCGGCCCCGACTTCGAGGCCCACGTCGAGAAGGAGGGCTACGAGAAGCCCCAGCTGTCCATCGAGGAGACCACCGAGGAAGACGAGAAGTTCGGCGTCGTCGGTGCGCTCGCCCAGCTTGTCGAGCGCGAGGACGTCGACGACGACCTGCTCGTGATCGCTGGCGACAACCTCATGGGCTTTTCCGTCTCCGACTTTCTCGACTACTTCGAGGAAAAATCGTCACCGACGCTGGCGGCCTACGACGTCGGGTCCCGGGAGAAGGCCAAATCCTACGGCCTGGTCGAACTCGACGGTGATCGCGTGGTCGACTTCCAGGAGAAGCCCGACGAGCCCAACAGCACGCTGGTCTCGATCGCCTGCTACGCCTTCCCCGCCGAGAGCATCCGCTTCGCCGAGTACCTCGAGGGCGGCAACAACCCCGACGAGCCCGGCTGGTTCCTCCAGTGGCTCCAGTCCCGCGACGACGTCTACGCCTTCACCTTCGACGACGCCTGGTACGACATCGGCACGCCCGAGAGCTACCTCGAGGCCGTCGCCTGGGAACTCGACGGCGGGCAACTGGTCGCCGAGAGCGCCACCGTCGAGGGCTCGACGATCGGCGAGAACGTCCACGTCCTCCCCCGCGCCGAGGTCCGGGACTCGACCGTCGAGTCCGCGGTCGTCTTCCCCGACGCCGTCATCGAGGACTGCGAGATTCGCGACTCCATCATCGACAAGGACACCCACGTCGAGAATCTGGACCTCGCGGGCGCGCTCATCGGCGCGCACACCCAGATCACCAACGGCTGA
- the aroE gene encoding shikimate dehydrogenase — protein sequence MDVYGLIGNPVGHSLSPPMHEAAYADLGIDARYVTFEPPADAGAAAVEAAATLGVSGLNVTIPFKQDVLTAVDPDPLAERIGAVNTIDFATDPPTGYNTDSVGATRALRSGGVELDGRAVVVGAGGAGRAVAFGLADEGMTVDIANRTEETAHDLAAEVPDATGHGLDALGDLVSDADVLVNCTSVGMKEDRSPVPAEALHADLGVLDAVYDPIETRLLRDAAAAGATTVDGARMLLFQGVEAFERWTDRDAPVEKMNVVLRERL from the coding sequence ATGGACGTGTACGGACTGATCGGGAACCCGGTGGGCCACTCGCTGTCGCCGCCGATGCACGAGGCGGCCTACGCGGACCTGGGCATCGACGCGCGCTACGTCACATTCGAGCCGCCAGCCGACGCCGGGGCGGCCGCCGTCGAGGCCGCCGCCACGCTCGGCGTGTCGGGCCTGAACGTGACGATTCCGTTCAAGCAGGACGTGCTTACAGCGGTCGATCCCGACCCGCTGGCCGAGCGCATCGGCGCGGTCAACACGATCGACTTCGCGACCGATCCGCCGACCGGCTACAACACCGATTCGGTCGGTGCGACCCGGGCGCTGCGGTCGGGCGGCGTCGAACTGGACGGCCGGGCGGTCGTCGTCGGCGCCGGCGGCGCGGGTCGGGCGGTCGCGTTCGGCCTCGCAGACGAGGGGATGACGGTGGATATCGCCAACCGAACGGAGGAGACCGCCCACGACCTCGCCGCCGAGGTGCCGGACGCGACGGGGCACGGCCTCGACGCGCTCGGGGATCTCGTATCGGACGCGGACGTGCTCGTCAACTGCACGAGCGTCGGGATGAAGGAAGACCGGTCGCCGGTCCCGGCCGAGGCGCTCCACGCCGACCTCGGGGTGTTAGACGCCGTCTACGACCCGATCGAGACGCGGCTCCTGCGGGACGCGGCCGCGGCCGGGGCGACGACGGTCGACGGGGCCAGAATGCTGCTGTTCCAGGGCGTCGAGGCGTTCGAGCGCTGGACTGACCGCGACGCACCCGTCGAAAAAATGAACGTCGTTCTACGGGAGCGTCTTTAA
- a CDS encoding Rieske (2Fe-2S) protein, whose amino-acid sequence MDEDSRIAAVDEVPTDSTFLFRVRDLDGDEEREAILLRIVDGEDERDAYERSESSEPASGEERSDDPRDDAGEIACWLNYCQHFTHIKLDKGSGAPMRDGEVVCANHGAYFEGDSGLCTYGPCEGAYLEGVEVEVREGAVYLTDADYDFVGVGPGEEDDLDLSSKSNYEF is encoded by the coding sequence ATGGACGAGGACAGCCGGATCGCGGCCGTCGACGAGGTGCCGACGGACTCGACCTTCCTGTTCCGGGTCCGCGATCTGGACGGGGACGAGGAGCGGGAGGCGATCCTGCTCCGGATCGTGGACGGCGAGGACGAGCGAGACGCGTACGAACGGAGTGAGTCCTCGGAACCGGCGAGCGGGGAGGAACGAAGTGACGACCCGCGAGACGACGCGGGCGAGATCGCCTGCTGGCTGAACTACTGCCAGCACTTCACGCACATCAAACTCGACAAGGGATCGGGCGCGCCGATGCGCGACGGGGAAGTCGTCTGCGCGAACCACGGGGCCTACTTCGAGGGCGATTCCGGCCTCTGTACCTACGGCCCGTGCGAGGGGGCGTACCTTGAGGGCGTCGAGGTCGAGGTCCGCGAGGGCGCCGTCTACCTGACCGACGCGGATTACGACTTCGTCGGCGTCGGGCCCGGCGAGGAAGACGATCTGGACCTGTCCTCGAAGTCGAACTACGAGTTCTGA
- a CDS encoding sodium:calcium antiporter translates to MTGLRHPLTAVAATVSLTLPWVAVRVTGTGLGTTTTVLLSGVAVLGASFLLAWGAETAEKDVPRSFAIAVLAVLAVAPEYAVDALYAWNAGAGGATAEACAGLTAAQVEAQATPVAAACHDANLAIANMTGANRILIGIGWAGIAVFTVWRAVKTKDTAVKQRDGRLRDAVRLDDDIATEITFLFLATAWAFAVPFGGGIGLFDTLFLVGLYVAYIGLILKSDVEQSDHTVGVPRYLQGWARPWRPLAVLVLFGYSGVMIFTAVEPFAHGLELIGLENGIPEFFMIQWVAPLASESPELIVVAVLVNKARSTAGFNALISSKLNQWTLLIGTIAVVYSIALGAYGTLPFDSRQAAEIWITAAQSYFALAILCNFEISIREAIALFSLFISQVVLEFALIRDVLTLPISSEELLLAYTGLYLLLGTALFVHRRSALRRLFGLAGDAVRTAFGRDPRYLEGAD, encoded by the coding sequence GTGACGGGACTTCGCCATCCGCTCACCGCGGTCGCGGCGACGGTGTCGCTGACGCTCCCCTGGGTCGCCGTCCGCGTGACGGGAACGGGGCTGGGAACGACGACGACGGTGCTTCTGAGCGGCGTGGCCGTCCTCGGCGCCTCCTTTCTGCTCGCCTGGGGCGCGGAGACCGCGGAGAAGGACGTCCCGCGATCGTTCGCCATCGCCGTCCTCGCGGTGCTCGCGGTCGCCCCGGAGTACGCGGTCGACGCCCTCTACGCCTGGAACGCCGGGGCCGGCGGCGCGACGGCCGAGGCCTGCGCCGGGCTGACGGCCGCCCAGGTCGAGGCCCAGGCGACTCCCGTGGCCGCCGCCTGCCACGACGCCAACCTCGCCATCGCCAACATGACCGGCGCGAACCGGATCCTCATCGGGATCGGCTGGGCCGGCATCGCCGTGTTCACCGTCTGGCGCGCGGTCAAGACGAAGGACACGGCGGTAAAGCAGCGCGACGGTCGGCTGCGCGACGCCGTCCGGCTCGACGACGACATCGCGACGGAGATCACCTTCCTCTTCCTCGCGACCGCGTGGGCGTTCGCCGTCCCCTTCGGCGGCGGCATCGGCCTGTTCGACACCCTGTTCCTCGTGGGCCTCTACGTCGCCTACATCGGGCTGATCCTCAAGTCCGACGTCGAGCAGAGCGATCACACCGTCGGCGTACCGCGGTACCTCCAGGGGTGGGCCCGGCCCTGGCGACCGCTGGCCGTCCTCGTCCTCTTCGGCTACTCCGGGGTGATGATCTTCACCGCCGTCGAGCCCTTCGCGCACGGCCTCGAACTGATCGGGCTCGAGAACGGGATCCCCGAGTTCTTCATGATCCAGTGGGTCGCGCCGCTGGCCAGCGAGTCACCGGAGCTGATCGTCGTCGCGGTGCTGGTCAACAAGGCCCGCTCGACGGCCGGGTTCAACGCGCTCATCTCCTCGAAGCTCAACCAGTGGACGCTCCTGATCGGGACCATCGCGGTCGTCTACTCGATCGCGCTGGGCGCGTACGGCACGCTCCCCTTCGACAGCCGGCAGGCCGCGGAGATCTGGATCACCGCCGCCCAGTCGTACTTCGCGCTGGCGATCCTCTGTAATTTCGAGATCTCGATCCGGGAGGCGATCGCCCTCTTCTCCCTCTTCATCTCCCAGGTCGTCCTCGAGTTCGCGCTCATCAGGGACGTCCTGACGCTGCCGATCTCGAGCGAGGAACTCCTGCTCGCCTACACGGGCCTGTACCTCCTGCTCGGGACGGCGCTGTTCGTCCACCGTCGCAGCGCGCTCCGGCGGCTGTTCGGGCTGG
- a CDS encoding aminotransferase class IV: protein MSAYTYHVDGELVPADEATVSVRDRGFMYGDAAFETLRAYGGTVFEWAAHEDRLRNTCDLLGFADAVPDDLRERVRATLDANDLADAYVRLSVSRGVQPGKLTPDPDVDPTVVVIVKELPRGGVDGTTPWDDPAVVQTVKTRRTPDAAVPAAAKTHNYLNGIRARLELRRAATDEFRADEALLRTTDDAVAEGATSNVCFVDGGVLKTPSEDCDVLPGVTRDVVVDLAREEEFRVETGEYGVDEVREADEAFLTNTTWEIRPIASVDGIEIGTGPMTKLLTRLFDERVERRHYQRDE, encoded by the coding sequence ATGTCAGCATACACCTACCACGTAGACGGCGAACTGGTCCCGGCCGACGAGGCCACCGTCAGCGTCCGCGATCGCGGGTTCATGTACGGCGACGCGGCCTTCGAGACGCTGCGGGCCTACGGCGGCACGGTCTTCGAGTGGGCGGCCCACGAGGACCGGCTCAGAAACACCTGTGACCTGCTCGGGTTCGCCGACGCGGTCCCGGACGACCTCCGCGAGCGCGTCCGGGCGACCCTCGACGCCAACGACCTCGCGGACGCCTACGTCCGGCTGTCGGTCTCCAGAGGGGTCCAGCCCGGGAAACTGACGCCCGATCCGGACGTGGACCCGACGGTGGTCGTGATCGTCAAAGAGCTCCCCCGGGGCGGCGTCGACGGGACGACGCCCTGGGACGATCCCGCCGTCGTCCAGACGGTCAAGACCCGGCGGACGCCCGACGCGGCGGTCCCCGCGGCCGCGAAGACGCACAACTACCTGAACGGGATCCGCGCCCGGCTGGAACTCCGCCGGGCCGCCACCGACGAGTTCCGGGCCGACGAGGCGCTCCTCCGGACGACCGACGACGCCGTCGCCGAGGGCGCGACGAGCAACGTCTGCTTCGTCGACGGCGGCGTCCTCAAGACCCCCAGCGAGGACTGCGACGTCCTGCCGGGCGTGACCCGTGACGTGGTCGTGGACCTGGCCCGCGAGGAGGAGTTCCGCGTCGAGACCGGCGAGTACGGCGTCGACGAGGTGCGCGAGGCCGATGAGGCGTTCCTGACGAACACGACCTGGGAGATCAGACCGATCGCGAGCGTCGACGGCATCGAGATCGGGACCGGGCCGATGACGAAACTCCTGACTCGGCTGTTCGACGAGCGGGTCGAGCGGCGGCACTACCAGCGCGACGAGTGA
- a CDS encoding winged helix-turn-helix transcriptional regulator, whose amino-acid sequence MTEISCDLEDGGCYCLLSDVMELLGKKYVMDLVCIVAMHGRARFGEIESHLPGASTSTLSTRLDELEAAGLVRREQYDEIPPRVEYELTPEGAELGERLEPVLEWVREYDGSSG is encoded by the coding sequence ATGACGGAGATCAGCTGTGACCTGGAGGACGGCGGGTGTTACTGCCTGCTGTCGGACGTGATGGAACTGCTCGGGAAGAAGTACGTGATGGACCTGGTGTGCATCGTCGCGATGCACGGGCGGGCGCGGTTCGGCGAGATCGAGTCGCACCTGCCGGGCGCGAGCACGTCGACGCTCTCGACGCGGCTGGACGAACTGGAAGCTGCTGGGCTCGTCCGGCGCGAGCAGTACGACGAGATCCCGCCCCGCGTCGAGTACGAACTGACGCCGGAAGGAGCGGAACTCGGCGAGCGGCTGGAGCCCGTCCTCGAGTGGGTGCGCGAGTACGACGGCTCGAGCGGCTAA
- the pabB gene encoding aminodeoxychorismate synthase, component I, with amino-acid sequence MTTPTVATDRAAFRRVADGVAPGTRVPVECRVTVADPFEAYRRARTGDGDGGTYLETTGGQSGWGYFGVDPIDWVTVDPGDGPALAALGERLAAESLARGDCEVPYPCGGIGWLSYDLVRDLEALPSDAERDRELPRLQLALYDRLASWEEPRGEETELRVTACPRVDPDGERGRSVDAAYDHGLARAEDLIERATAGDPSVGSPPVDAETARFESDCGRAAFADRVRRVKEYVRDGETFQANVSQRLRAPAAVHPVEAFDALRRVNPAPYSALVEFPGVDLVSASPELLLEREGDRLVTEPIAGTRPRGDTPGADERLERDLLTDEKERAEHAMLVDLERNDLGKVSEYGSVDVTDYRRVDRYSEVMHLVSEVRGRLREGADLAEAIAAVFPGGTITGAPKPRTMEIIDEVEATRRGPYTGSVGIFGFDGRATLNIVIRTLVRYGDEYHLRVGAGIVHDSEPDREYEETLDKARALVSAVDEALGRRGDLAVERTSADGAESAGETESDGEVES; translated from the coding sequence ATGACGACGCCGACGGTCGCGACCGACAGGGCCGCCTTTCGACGCGTCGCCGACGGCGTCGCCCCGGGGACGCGCGTCCCCGTCGAGTGCCGCGTCACCGTCGCCGACCCCTTCGAGGCCTACCGACGCGCCCGCACCGGGGACGGTGACGGGGGCACGTACCTCGAAACCACGGGCGGGCAGTCCGGCTGGGGCTACTTCGGCGTCGATCCGATCGACTGGGTGACCGTCGACCCTGGGGACGGCCCGGCGCTGGCCGCACTCGGCGAGCGCCTGGCCGCGGAATCGCTCGCCCGCGGCGACTGCGAGGTGCCCTACCCCTGCGGCGGAATCGGCTGGCTCTCCTACGACCTGGTCCGCGACCTCGAGGCGCTCCCGAGCGACGCCGAGCGCGACCGCGAGCTCCCGAGGTTGCAGTTGGCGCTGTACGACCGACTCGCGTCGTGGGAGGAACCGCGCGGCGAGGAGACTGAACTGCGGGTCACGGCCTGTCCGCGGGTCGATCCCGACGGCGAGCGAGGGCGATCGGTCGACGCGGCGTACGATCACGGGCTCGCACGGGCAGAGGACCTGATCGAGCGAGCCACGGCCGGCGATCCGTCGGTGGGGTCGCCGCCGGTCGACGCCGAGACCGCCCGGTTCGAGAGCGACTGCGGGCGGGCGGCGTTCGCCGACCGCGTCCGGCGGGTCAAGGAGTACGTCCGCGACGGCGAGACGTTCCAGGCCAACGTCTCCCAGCGCCTCCGGGCTCCCGCGGCCGTCCACCCGGTCGAGGCGTTCGACGCGCTCCGGAGAGTCAATCCCGCGCCCTACTCCGCGCTGGTGGAGTTCCCGGGCGTCGACCTGGTGAGCGCCAGCCCGGAGCTCCTGCTGGAACGTGAGGGCGACCGACTCGTGACCGAACCCATCGCGGGCACCCGGCCCCGGGGCGACACGCCGGGGGCAGACGAGCGGCTGGAACGGGACCTCCTGACCGACGAGAAGGAGCGGGCCGAGCACGCGATGCTCGTCGACCTGGAGCGCAACGACCTCGGGAAGGTCAGCGAGTACGGCAGCGTCGACGTGACCGACTACCGGCGCGTCGACCGCTACAGCGAGGTGATGCACCTCGTCTCCGAGGTCCGCGGGCGACTCCGGGAGGGCGCGGACCTGGCCGAGGCCATCGCGGCGGTATTCCCGGGCGGGACCATCACTGGGGCGCCCAAACCCCGGACGATGGAGATCATCGACGAAGTGGAAGCCACGCGCCGCGGCCCCTACACCGGGAGCGTCGGGATCTTCGGGTTCGACGGGCGAGCGACGCTGAACATCGTGATCCGGACGCTCGTGCGCTACGGCGACGAGTACCACCTCCGGGTCGGTGCCGGGATCGTTCACGACTCCGAGCCAGATAGGGAGTACGAGGAGACCCTCGACAAGGCGCGGGCCCTCGTCAGCGCGGTCGACGAGGCGCTCGGCCGGCGGGGCGATCTGGCCGTCGAGCGCACATCGGCCGACGGGGCGGAGTCGGCCGGCGAGACCGAGTCCGACGGCGAGGTGGAGTCGTGA
- a CDS encoding transcriptional regulator: MREAKTDRTTRQRVTDRLREEPMAAAAIAREFDIVTSTALTHVEHIAQSLEHTDEQLLVAPPTCRDCGFEEFDDLVNRPSRCPECKSEDVGEPIFRIE; this comes from the coding sequence ATGCGCGAGGCGAAGACGGACCGGACGACCCGCCAGCGCGTGACCGACCGACTCCGCGAGGAGCCGATGGCCGCCGCCGCCATCGCCCGGGAGTTCGACATCGTGACGAGCACGGCGCTCACCCACGTCGAGCACATCGCTCAGTCGCTCGAACACACCGACGAACAGTTGCTGGTCGCGCCACCGACCTGTCGCGACTGCGGGTTCGAGGAGTTCGACGACCTGGTGAATCGCCCGAGTCGGTGCCCCGAGTGCAAGAGCGAGGACGTGGGGGAACCGATCTTCCGTATCGAGTGA
- the merB gene encoding organomercurial lyase, translated as MTTNTDAIRIEPTTDAATVELPERLGDAIAELYGVDGVETAADLLGAVTFAVEPTAKDPLGPEDLCTTEESPHVLTADGERQAYQCVYDPMIVPFLTGEAGTVTSECPTSGETVRFEVTADGTVHATPETAVFSFGVDATASGDPPYAPEEMYGYTCPYGNVFVDRDAYGEWAAESDAVTAPLPLEYGLAIASELAGRMTATAEK; from the coding sequence ATGACCACGAACACTGACGCGATACGGATCGAACCGACGACGGACGCGGCGACCGTCGAACTCCCCGAGCGACTGGGCGACGCGATCGCCGAATTGTACGGCGTCGACGGGGTCGAGACCGCGGCGGACTTGCTGGGCGCGGTGACTTTCGCCGTCGAACCCACGGCCAAGGACCCGCTGGGCCCCGAAGACCTCTGCACGACCGAGGAATCGCCCCACGTCCTGACGGCCGACGGCGAGCGCCAGGCCTACCAGTGCGTCTACGACCCGATGATCGTCCCCTTCCTCACCGGCGAAGCCGGCACCGTCACCTCGGAGTGTCCGACCTCGGGTGAGACGGTCCGCTTCGAGGTGACGGCGGACGGCACCGTCCACGCGACGCCCGAGACGGCCGTGTTCTCCTTCGGCGTCGACGCGACGGCCTCGGGCGATCCGCCGTACGCGCCCGAGGAGATGTACGGGTACACCTGCCCGTACGGGAACGTCTTCGTCGACCGGGACGCCTACGGTGAGTGGGCGGCCGAGAGCGACGCCGTCACCGCCCCGTTGCCACTGGAGTACGGGCTGGCTATCGCGAGCGAACTCGCCGGTCGGATGACGGCGACCGCCGAGAAGTAG
- a CDS encoding saccharopine dehydrogenase family protein, giving the protein MSELLLYGSYGYTGELIAEVATERGLDPTLAGRDERELTEQAAELNCEMAAFDLDDVDAVADRLADYDVVLNCAGPFVRTYEPMVEAALEAGTHYLDITGEIDVFEGVAGYDDRATEADVMLMSGVGFDVVPTDCLAAHLAERLPDATHLALAFKGLADISPGTMKTMLNYAGDGGYVRRDGLLESVPTAYRTRRIDFGSGERSAVTIPWGDVVTGYHTTGIPNIEVYMAAPEPAIWAMRGSRPLAPLLDVGPVKSTLQGLVDAAVSGPGERTRERGRGYVWGEVTDADGNRAVSRLETPETYKLTVESSLEIAERVLDGDAPAGYQTPAGAYGADLVLEIPGVEREDVV; this is encoded by the coding sequence ATGTCCGAACTGCTGCTCTACGGCTCCTACGGGTACACGGGGGAACTGATCGCAGAGGTCGCGACCGAACGGGGGCTGGACCCGACGCTCGCCGGCCGTGACGAGCGCGAACTCACCGAGCAGGCCGCCGAGTTAAACTGTGAGATGGCTGCCTTCGACCTCGACGACGTCGACGCGGTCGCAGACCGGCTGGCGGACTACGACGTCGTCCTCAACTGCGCCGGCCCGTTCGTCCGGACCTACGAACCGATGGTCGAAGCCGCACTCGAAGCCGGGACGCACTACCTCGACATCACCGGCGAGATCGACGTGTTCGAGGGCGTCGCCGGGTACGACGACCGGGCCACCGAGGCCGACGTGATGCTCATGTCGGGCGTGGGCTTCGACGTGGTTCCGACGGACTGCCTGGCCGCTCACCTCGCGGAGCGACTCCCCGACGCCACCCACCTCGCGCTGGCGTTCAAGGGGCTGGCCGACATCTCGCCGGGGACGATGAAGACGATGCTGAACTACGCCGGCGACGGCGGGTACGTCCGCCGGGACGGCCTGCTCGAGTCGGTGCCGACCGCCTACCGGACCCGGCGGATCGACTTCGGCTCGGGGGAGCGCTCGGCGGTCACCATTCCATGGGGCGACGTGGTGACCGGGTACCACACCACCGGCATCCCCAACATCGAGGTGTACATGGCTGCCCCCGAGCCAGCTATCTGGGCGATGCGAGGCTCTCGTCCCCTCGCACCGCTGCTCGACGTCGGCCCGGTGAAGTCGACGCTCCAGGGGCTCGTCGATGCGGCCGTGTCAGGCCCGGGCGAGCGCACCCGGGAACGAGGGCGAGGGTACGTCTGGGGGGAAGTGACCGACGCGGACGGCAACCGCGCCGTCTCGCGGCTGGAGACGCCCGAAACCTACAAGCTCACCGTCGAGTCGTCCCTGGAAATCGCAGAGCGCGTCCTCGACGGCGACGCCCCCGCCGGCTACCAGACGCCGGCCGGCGCCTACGGCGCGGATCTGGTCCTCGAGATCCCCGGCGTCGAACGCGAGGACGTGGTCTGA
- a CDS encoding helix-hairpin-helix domain-containing protein yields the protein MGLFKILKSVIGLGGSGSRTASGTAEPAPDNVDVSVEHEPEPDAETEAAVKGTDDATATESADTEAASTPATGSDPDATGEPEDEAEDATEPDVEADDGLDADADESDADTEPEADTEADADVEADEADVDADAEDADADVEADDADLDLENADAATDTIKGIGPSYAETLTDIGIESVGDLAAADAADVADQTDLSEKRVGRWIARARGEDE from the coding sequence ATGGGGCTGTTCAAGATACTGAAGTCGGTCATCGGACTCGGCGGTTCCGGCTCGCGGACGGCGTCCGGGACGGCCGAGCCCGCGCCCGACAACGTCGACGTATCGGTCGAACACGAACCCGAGCCCGACGCAGAGACCGAAGCCGCGGTCAAGGGCACAGACGACGCGACCGCGACCGAGTCAGCCGACACCGAAGCCGCATCGACCCCGGCCACGGGAAGCGACCCCGACGCGACCGGCGAACCTGAGGACGAAGCAGAAGACGCAACTGAACCGGACGTCGAGGCGGACGACGGTCTGGACGCGGACGCCGACGAGTCGGACGCGGATACCGAACCCGAAGCCGATACTGAGGCGGACGCCGACGTGGAAGCGGACGAGGCAGACGTCGATGCGGACGCGGAGGACGCGGACGCCGACGTGGAGGCAGACGATGCGGACCTCGACCTCGAGAACGCCGACGCGGCCACGGACACGATCAAGGGCATCGGCCCGTCCTACGCGGAGACGCTGACGGATATCGGGATCGAGTCGGTCGGCGACCTCGCAGCGGCAGACGCCGCGGACGTGGCGGACCAGACCGACCTCTCGGAGAAGCGCGTCGGGCGCTGGATCGCCCGCGCACGCGGCGAAGACGAGTAG